A single Anopheles funestus chromosome 2RL, idAnoFuneDA-416_04, whole genome shotgun sequence DNA region contains:
- the LOC125774846 gene encoding E3 ubiquitin-protein ligase MYLIP produces MWCLVNLPNGTTSGVQCDPKRISQECLEKVCADLGIICETDYFGLIPVRDGDSVADVDEVTAKQWINLRNPLHLYTNDRTHPIVFSLRVKFWVPAHLILQGSVRTLFFMQARQELFDGHLRPASWANAAYLAALLLQADGFKYDPAKVPSATEIPIASGANSTTSSPERRPAQGLRRPSKRKCSEIECKRGSVSSQSSVNATPTGLQVDDNVPSSGQVTGSQSVGDGPTNAPKNIYHRYGALRPAFEDTDDDRSAEVVLKPGNFYQQIAQEHEKLSRIRMTPTSAQYWLLEEICSLVGYGEEIFEGVTMAEPAVVCKIGVSPHGLTIVKDDEKYSVPFTAVKAAKSVKRSFRLTYMNENHEETHVELKLPNHRTAASLYRAITEKHVFYSCETVRPIVTTQFIRDLKGTIVSMFNEDTELGKRYVFDIQRTCREVYDAARRTLHARGIEIAPSADEHTETPAAALGRLEESLRTREDESGKLEKLLDERIQEAITCPICADGEIDTTFLPCGHMTACRACAIQCDRCPLCRANIESTSKIFLPPLLQSRKDGAGSNANRRLSDITPSIETRAAKVAVTPLVQ; encoded by the exons GTGTGTGCTGATCTAGGAATAATCTGCGAAACCGATTACTTCGGGCTGATCCCGGTACGTGATGGCGACAGTGTGGCAGACGTGGATGAGGTTACCGCAAAGCAATGGATAAACCTGCGCAATCCGCTCCATCTCTACACAAACGATCGTACCCATCCGATCGTGTTTTCGCTTCGTGTCAAGTTTTGGGTACCGGCCCATCTGATACTGCAAGGCAGTGTACGAACGCTGTTCTTTATGCAGGCACGCCAGGAACTGTTCGATGGTCATCTGAGACCAGCAAGCTGGGCTAATGCGGCCTACCTGGCAGCGCTACTGTTGCAAGCCGATGGGTTCAAGTACGATCCGGCCAAAGTTCCGAGTGCCACCGAAATACCTATCGCTTCTGGCGCTAATTCCACCACTTCATCTCCCGAGCGACGACCAGCGCAAGGGCTGCGGCGTCCTTCGAAGCGCAAATGTTCCGAAATCGAATGCAAACGTGGCAGCGTCAGCTCGCAAAGTAGTGTCAACGCTACGCCCACGGGCTTACAGGTAGATGATAATGTTCCATCATCTGGTCAAGTTACCGGTTCCCAATCGGTGGGCGATGGACCCACCAACGCACCAAAGAATATCTATCATCGTTACGGTGCACTTCGGCCTGCATTTGAAGATACCGATGATGATCGGTCGGCGGAAGTAGTTCTCAAACCGGGTAATTTCTATCAGCAAATTGCTCAGGAACACGAAAAGCTGTCACGCATCCGGATGACACCGACATCGGCTCAGTACTGGCTGTTGGAGGAGATCTGCAGCCTGGTTGGCTACGGTGAGGAGATATTCGAAGGTGTAACGATGGCCGAACCGGCGGTTGTATGCAAAATAGGCGTTAGTCCGCATGGGCTAACGATTGTTAAGGACGACGAAAAGTATAG CGTTCCATTCACCGCTGTAAAGGCGGCCAAATCGGTTAAGCGTTCCTTTCGGTTAACGTACATGAACGAGAACCACGAGGAGACGCACGTGGAGCTGAAGCTACCGAACCACCGGACAGCAGCTTCACTCTACCGGGCAATCACGGAAAAGCACGTCTTCTACTCGTGCGAAACGGTGCGCCCGATCGTAACGACGCAGTTCATTCGCGATCTCAAAGGCACAATCGTGTCAATGTTCAACGAAGATACTGAGCTGGGGAAAAGGTACGTGTTCGACATTCAGCGCACCTGTCGGGAGGTGTACGATGCTGCACGGCGGACCCTACACGCACGCGGTATCGAAATTGCACCCAGTGCGGATGAGCATACGGAAACACCGGCTGCAGCTCTGGGTCGGTTAGAGGAAAGCCTCCGAACGCGGGAAGACGAATCCGGAAAGCTTGAGAAGCTGCTAGACGAACGGATACAGGAGGCGATCACCTGTCCTATCTGTGCGGATGGTGAGATCGATACTACCTTCTTGCCGTGCGGTCACATGACTGCCTGTAGAGCTTGCGCCATACA ATGTGATCGCTGTCCATTGTGTCGCGCCAACATCGAAAGTACCAGTAAAATATTTCTGCCTCCCTTGCTGCAGTCACGCAAGGATGGTGCTGGTTCGAATGCGAACCGACGATTATCGGATATCACTCCAAGCATTGAGACGAGAGCTGCAAAAGTAGCCGTAACGCCCTTGGTACAATAA